The proteins below are encoded in one region of Methanosarcina barkeri 3:
- a CDS encoding UbiA family prenyltransferase, whose translation MSSNVFFGSFERFLRYRRKNDPEIGEKNATLELLKSSILVAFSGALRIHIAFLLLQVHSSIFTCVAGGLIIYSVYTLDRALGSEEDIVNRKELSGSRKEIGFAASMITFVIGSYVLAKEGVIALAFLPLVTGLLYSKGIKIGKFALKLKGGLGVKNIIVGLTWGAFISGLAGSTCRSVLPIVLVFTFFGVKLFINSTIYDFKDVKGDTLAGLKTLPVSLGEQNTRNFLLGLHLLSHLILGIALINGIIAFEPLIVLYSFICGLICIKNYTKTDDMETTFHKLERTILVDGESTSIVGLRTIVSTFLV comes from the coding sequence ATGAGCTCCAATGTATTTTTCGGAAGTTTTGAACGTTTTCTCAGGTACAGACGAAAGAATGACCCAGAAATTGGGGAAAAGAACGCAACACTTGAACTCTTAAAAAGTTCCATTTTAGTTGCGTTTTCAGGCGCACTACGAATTCATATTGCTTTCCTTCTGCTTCAAGTTCATTCAAGTATATTCACCTGCGTTGCAGGAGGACTCATAATTTACAGCGTATATACACTCGATAGGGCTCTTGGCTCCGAAGAAGATATTGTAAATCGAAAAGAGTTAAGTGGATCAAGAAAGGAAATAGGGTTTGCAGCCTCTATGATTACCTTCGTGATAGGAAGTTACGTACTGGCAAAAGAAGGAGTGATTGCACTCGCATTCTTACCACTTGTAACCGGCCTCCTTTATAGTAAAGGCATCAAAATAGGAAAATTTGCTTTGAAACTCAAAGGTGGACTTGGAGTCAAAAATATTATTGTAGGTCTCACCTGGGGAGCTTTTATTTCAGGGCTTGCTGGCAGCACCTGTAGGAGTGTGCTCCCCATTGTTTTAGTTTTCACTTTCTTTGGAGTTAAGCTCTTTATCAACTCCACAATATATGATTTCAAAGATGTAAAAGGAGATACTCTTGCAGGTCTCAAGACCCTTCCAGTAAGCCTTGGAGAACAAAATACCCGTAATTTCCTTCTCGGATTGCACCTACTCTCTCACCTGATTCTCGGTATTGCCTTAATTAACGGAATTATTGCTTTCGAACCTCTTATTGTCCTCTATAGCTTTATATGTGGTCTGATATGCATCAAAAATTATACAAAAACTGACGATATGGAGACCACTTTTCACAAGTTAGAGAGAACAATTCTTGTGGATGGGGAATCAACCTCAATAGTCGGACTAAGAACAATTGTAAGTACCTTCCTGGTATAA